A single genomic interval of Candidatus Angelobacter sp. harbors:
- a CDS encoding DUF6596 domain-containing protein, producing the protein MTRLAAVLRAIYLLFNEGYKASQGDKLVRRELCEEAIRLTRLLVEHPSSDQPQTHALLALMLLSGARLSARVDAAGNLLLLAEQDRSLWDRAMIQRGLFHLNRSAAGEEISEFHLQAGIAYCHCTAATYEATDWTRILSLYDLLVGVNPSPVIALNRAVAISRVHGPEAAIEALEAIRPRDALENYYLFHAALAQFQLETGEPKQAARRFRRALELTGVKSERAFLSRKLEECQAKQAR; encoded by the coding sequence ATCACGCGGCTGGCGGCCGTTCTCCGGGCGATTTATCTGCTGTTCAACGAGGGTTACAAGGCATCGCAAGGCGACAAACTGGTGCGGAGGGAATTGTGCGAGGAAGCGATCCGCCTGACCAGGTTGCTGGTGGAACATCCATCGAGTGACCAGCCGCAGACGCACGCGTTGCTGGCGCTCATGTTGTTGAGCGGGGCGCGGCTTTCCGCGCGCGTGGATGCGGCGGGGAACCTGCTGTTGCTCGCGGAACAGGACCGGTCGCTCTGGGACCGGGCGATGATCCAGCGCGGGCTGTTCCATTTGAACCGCTCGGCGGCCGGGGAAGAGATCAGTGAGTTCCACCTCCAGGCGGGCATCGCCTATTGCCACTGCACGGCCGCGACGTACGAGGCAACAGACTGGACGCGCATTCTCTCGCTTTACGACCTGTTGGTCGGAGTCAACCCTTCACCGGTGATCGCGTTGAACCGCGCGGTGGCCATCTCACGAGTGCACGGACCGGAAGCAGCCATCGAGGCATTGGAGGCGATCCGTCCGCGCGATGCGTTGGAGAACTATTATTTGTTTCACGCCGCGCTGGCGCAGTTCCAACTGGAAACGGGAGAACCCAAACAGGCAGCCCGGCGCTTTCGGCGCGCCTTGGAACTGACAGGAGTGAAATCGGAACGTGCGTTTCTCTCGCGGAAACTTGAAGAGTGCCAGGCGAAACAGGCTCGCTGA
- a CDS encoding sigma-70 family RNA polymerase sigma factor, producing the protein MESEVTRVVDHLFRHEAGRMVATLTRILGFENLQLAEDVVQDALLKAMQHWAFSGIPRNPSAWLTQVAKNQALDVVRRERNFRSKESEITAFFEHRQGERPDAELARFDGEIRDDQLRMMFACCHPDLTEEAQVALTLKTLCGFGEEEIAAAFLTSTAAIAKRLVRARQRIRESRIPLEIPAGPGLSRGWRPFSGRFICCSTRVTRHRKATNWCGGNCARKRSA; encoded by the coding sequence ATGGAATCCGAGGTGACGCGCGTGGTGGACCATCTTTTCCGTCATGAAGCGGGCAGGATGGTCGCCACGCTCACGCGCATTCTGGGTTTCGAGAACCTGCAGTTGGCGGAGGACGTCGTGCAAGACGCGTTGTTGAAGGCCATGCAGCATTGGGCGTTCAGCGGCATCCCGCGTAATCCGTCGGCGTGGCTGACACAGGTGGCAAAGAACCAGGCGCTCGACGTGGTCCGCCGCGAGCGGAATTTCCGGAGCAAGGAGAGCGAGATCACGGCGTTTTTCGAGCACCGCCAGGGAGAGCGTCCGGACGCGGAGCTGGCCCGGTTCGATGGGGAAATCCGCGACGACCAGTTACGGATGATGTTTGCCTGCTGTCACCCGGACCTGACCGAGGAAGCCCAGGTGGCGCTGACATTGAAAACGCTCTGCGGCTTCGGCGAGGAGGAAATCGCGGCCGCGTTCCTCACTTCAACAGCGGCGATCGCGAAACGCCTCGTCCGGGCGCGCCAGCGCATCCGCGAGTCCCGGATTCCGCTGGAAATTCCCGCGGGTCCCGGATTATCACGCGGCTGGCGGCCGTTCTCCGGGCGATTTATCTGCTGTTCAACGAGGGTTACAAGGCATCGCAAGGCGACAAACTGGTGCGGAGGGAATTGTGCGAGGAAGCGATCCGCCTGA